The Coccinella septempunctata chromosome X, icCocSept1.1, whole genome shotgun sequence nucleotide sequence ATCGCAGTGATGAATAAGTTTGGTGTTCTCTTCAATATCGAACCTATGTCCTTCTTCCCTTATGTGACAACCGAAGATAGATTTATCGTTGTTTGGATTTTTAGCACTATTTAGATGTTCTCTTGTCCTCGTTCGAATGGATCTGCCACTCCTGCCCACATAAACAACGTTGCAGCCTGGTTCACCGCACTCCAATCTGTAGACGCCCGGTTTGTCCAAGTTATCAATAGGGCTCTTATTCTTAATTATGAATTGGCTCAAGATGTTATCAGATTTAAATGTTACCTTGGAGTTTTCGATCTGTCTAATTACGTTGGCGATTTTATGTGAAATGCCGCCATAGAAAGGGATGCAGCAGTATTTATTGTTCGAAGGATCTGAAGTCGACAAGTGGGGTTTTTTCATGCcttgtttcttccttctcctgtCAATTAGCCTGTCAATGACATCCGGATGGTAACCATTCTCCCCTGCCAGATACCTCAGGGTGTTCACCTCCTCACTGTAAGCATCTTGACTCAAAGGAACATTGAGCAGTCTAGTGATGTATGTGTTGAAAGCCGCCATTTTATGGCCCATGTAATGGCATGAAgttttgttgattttggtgGATGTTTGAGAGGGTTTCCTATATATACTAAAAGTTAACTTATTTAGGTGTCTACTAATTGAAAGGTCTAAAAAGTTGATCCTCCGTTCTGACTCGAGTTCCAATGTAAAGttgatgttcatatgaagtttattGATCCACTCATGGAACTCTTTTAGTTCTTCCTCACTACCAATCCAAGCTATCAATATGTCATCTACATATCTGAaccaaaaaagaattttatccTTGAAAGGATTGTTCGGTATGAAAATCAGCTTCTTTTCGAAATATGACATGAAGAGTTCTGCGAAGAGAGGGGAAAGGCAGTTGCCCATACTCAAGCCTTCCCTTTGTGTAAAAATTTCTCcttcaaagttgaaaaagttttgTTGAAGGCATAATTCTGTGAGTTGGAATACACAATTAGTCAAGTCGTCGGACATCGACAGCCGACTCTACACAAATAATAAGAAACTGAGTATAGTTACGGGGATACTTAGAGATAAGATGACGGAGAGAGCTTTCAACAATTTAATTCATCACAACAAGTCAAAACTTCACAGTCTCAAACTTAAAAGTACTAGAATCCAACGACAAAAAATTGATAAGTTGTCAAAGCAGGACATGTCTCAAAGCTCAAGTGTTTTTCTTAAGAATGGAATAAAGTTCAAAGAGCCAATACTCAACTTGTCAGATACGACGTTCAACGAATCAGAAACCAAACTGTTGAGCTTGGGTTTAAAATTCTCCTTCTCAAATTATAATAAGTCAATGATCACCGAAAAACTGGTCGTCGCAGTTGAGACTTTCCTGAAATCCAACAGAGTGATTAATCCTCATATAATTCGTAGTCATATTATTTCAATCTTAGACAAATTCAAGAAGTCCAGAATCAGGACACCAAAATATATAGTTGATCTTAAACGGAATCTCACAGCTATCTCTAAAAAGATTAAGGACAATAACTTGTTTTTCTCCAAAGCAGACAAGGGTGATTGTTTAGTAGTTCTAAATAAGACTGAATATATCAACAAAGTTCATGATTTCCTTTCCAACAACGGTTTCAACAAGACAACGAGGTCAAATGTTAACAAATACAACGCTAAGTTTAAGAATAAACTTTCATCCCTTGGTCCATTGCTGTGCAACAACTGGAGGTCACTTATGCCTATGTCATTCACCACCCCTGGACTGTATGGTCTTCCGAAAATCCATAAAGAAGGCATCCCTATCAGACCGGTGGTTTCGTTCTGTGGCAGTCTAGCCTATAAACTGTCAAAACATCTGAATAAGCTTCTAACGTCTGCCATCAATTTCAAGTCGGAATTCAGCGTTGATAACTCTTTGGATCTAATTAGTAGAATTAAGGATTTACGAATCCCAAACAACACTATACTGGCTTCTTTTGATGTGAGCAATCTGTTTACGACAGTACCAGTCCCGCAGACATTGCAGATATTTAAAAACAAGTTGATTGATTCTTCGATGTCCGACGACTTGACTAATTGTGTATTCCAACTCACAGAATTATGCCTTCAAcaaaactttttcaactttgaagGAGAAATTTTTACACAAAGGGAAGGCTTGAGTATGGGCAACTGCCTTTCCCCTCTCTTCGCAGAACTCTTCATGTCATATTTCGAAAAGAAGCTGATTTTCATACCGAACAATCCTTTCAAggataaaattcttttttggtTCAGATATGTAGATGACATATTGATAGCTTGGATTGGTAGTGAGGAAGAACTAAAAGAGTTCCATGAGTGGATCaataaacttcatatgaacatcaaCTTTACATTGGAACTCGAGTCAGAACGGAGGATCAACTTTTTAGACCTTTCAATTAGTAGACACCTAAATAAGTTAACTTTTAGTATATATAGGAAACCCTCTCAAACATCcaccaaaatcaacaaaacTTCATGCCATTACATGGGCCATAAAATGGCGGCTTTCAACACATACATCACTAGACTGCTCAATGTTCCTTTGAGTCAAGATGCTTACAGTGAGGAGGTGAACACCCTGAGGTATCTGGCAGGGGAGAATGGTTACCATCCGGATGTCATTGACAGGCTAATTGacaggagaaggaagaaacaagGCATGAAAAAACCCCACTTGTCGACTTCAGATCCTTCGAACAATAAATACTGCTGCATCCCTTTCTATGGCGGCATTTCACATAAAATCGCCAACGTAATTAGACAGATCGAAAACTCCAAGGTAACATTTAAATCTGATAACATCTTGAGCCAATTCATAATTAAGAATAAGAGCCCTATTGATAACTTGGACAAACCGGGCGTCTACAGATTGGAGTGCGGTGAACCAGGCTGCAACGTTGTTTATGTGGGCAGGAGTGGCAGATCCATTCGAACGAGGACAAGAGAACATCTAAATAGTGCTAAAAATCCAAACAACGATAAATCTATCTTCGGTTGTCACATAAGGGAAGAAGGACATAGGTTCGATATTGAAGAGAACACCAAACTTATTCATCACTGCGATTTTGGCTACAAACAGGAAATTCTAGAGGAGGTAGAAATCTTTAAACACCTTAAGAACACAGAATACAGGACACTAAATGCGATGTTGACCAACAACGTGAAAGACACATATAAAATCTTAGATTGATTCCCCCGGGGGACGCCACTGTATCGTCGAGAAAATTGAACACTTGAGTTAACCTTGGCTGGAAGAAGAAGATTTTGTCAGCACGAACGTCAGttgtttgtgttttgttttgtttgtcttTTCTTGTGTTTTGGGGTCCCATATTATTATGCCTTTTGAccgtatatattttatttttatttttgttttgtgacttTTCTGATTGATGTTTATCATATGACAATGGAACCTTTAAATCGTAAGTTTCAGTGAGCATTTTAACTAAAttgtaagattattgtttttcacCTTTTCTTAATTTTTGCTCAACCTTATATTCTGTACTTACaagcaacaatttttcagaatccttggtttgataatggcgcaagccgaaacatgtaaccggatgatttgaatacaagGTTCCACCACTGAAGTGCTTTATAGACTTTTTTCTTTTCCTCTTCATACCCAGCACTTCAAAATGGGATTTTATGAGATTATGTTAACGGCGAGTCTGGCCTTACTTTCCCGAACATATGGTAGGTTATCATTGAAGTCACAAAGGTTCATGGGTCACATCGAGTTCTGTAGGACATGTCTGAGGGAGGACTTGACACCAACATGGTTAAAGATCAGATTTAGGAGAGACGATAGGGTTGCACAACATCAAATCCACCTGCTAAAAAGAAAACTACTTAAGTGGGAGATTAGGAAATGGTACAGCCGACTCTACACAAATAATAAGAAACTGAGTATAGTTACGGGGATACTTAGAGATAAGATGACGGAGAGAGCTTTCAACAATTTAATTCATCACAACAAGTCAAAACTTCACAGTCTCAAACTTAAAAGTACTAGAATCCAACGACAAAAAATTGATAAGTTGTCAAAGCAGGACATGTCTCAAAGCTCAAGTGTTTTTCTTAAGAATGGAATAAAGTTCAAAGAGCCAATACTCAACTTGTCAGATACGACGTTCAACGAATCAGAAACCAAACTGTTGAGCTTGGGTTTAAAATTCTCCTTCTCAAATTATAATAAGTCAATGATCACCGAAAAACTGGTCGTCGCAGTTGAGACTTTCCTGAAATCCAACAGAGTGATTAATCCTCATATAATTCGTAGTCATATTATTTCAATCTTAGACAAATTCAAGAAGTCCAGAATCAGGACACCAAAATATATAGTTGATCTTAAACGGAATCTCACAGCTATCTCTAAAAAGATTAAGGACAATAACTTGTTTTTCTCCAAAGCAGACAAGGGTGATTGTTTAGTAGTTCTAAATAAGACTGAATATATCAACAAAGTTCATGATTTCCTTTCCAACAACGGTTTCAACAAGACAACGAGGTCAAATGTTAACAAATACAACGCTAAGTTTAAGAATAAACTTTCATCCCTTGGTCCATTGCTGTGCAACAACTGGAGGTCACTTATGCCTATGTCATTCACCACCCCTGGACTGTATGGTCTTCCGAAAATCCATAAAGAAGGCATCCCTATCAGACCGGTGGTTTCGTTCTGTGGCAGTCTAGCCTATAAACTGTCAAAACATCTGAATAAGCTTCTAATGTCTGCCATCAATTTCAAGTCGGAATTCAGCGTTGATAACTCTTTGGATCTAATTAGTAGAATTAAGGATTTACGAATCCCAAACAACACTATACTGGCTTCTTTTGATGTGAGCAATCTGTTTACGACAGTACCAGTCCCGCAGACATTGCAGATATTTAAAAACAAGTTGATTGATTCTTCGATGTCCGACGACTTGACTAATTGTGTATTCCAACTCACAGAATTATGCCTTCAAcaaaactttttcaactttgaagGAGAAATTTTTACACAAAGGGAAGGCTTGAGTATGGGCAACTGCCTTTCCCCTCTCTTCGCAGAACTCTTCATGTCATATTTCGAAAAGAAGCTGATTTTCATACCGAACAATCCTTTCAAggataaaattcttttttggtTCAGATATGTAGATGACATATTGATAGCTTGGATTGGTAGTGAGGAAGAACTAAAAGAGTTCCATGAGTGGATCaataaacttcatatgaacatcaaCTTTACATTGGAACTCGAGTCAGAACGGAGGATCAACTTTTTAGACCTTTCAATTAGTAGACACCTAAATAAGTTAACTTTTAGTATATATAGGAAACCCTCTCAAACATCcaccaaaatcaacaaaacTTCATGCCATTACATGGGCCATAAAATGGCGGCTTTCAACACATACATCACTAGACTGCTCAATGTTCCTTTGAGTCAAGATGCTTACAGTGAGGAGGTGAACACCCTGAGGTATCTGGCAGGGGAGAATGGTTACCATCCGGATGTCATTGACAGGCTAATTGacaggagaaggaagaaacaagGCATGAAAAAACCCCACTTGTCGACTTCAGATCCTTCGAACAATAAATACTGCTGCATCCCTTTCTATGGCGGCATTTCACATAAAATCGCCAACGTAATTAGACAGATCGAAAACTCCAAGGTAACATTTAAATCTGATAACATCTTGAGCCAATTCATAATTAAGAATAAGAGCCCTATTGATAACTTGGACAAACCGGGCGTCTACAGATTGGAGTGCGGTGAACCAGGCTGCAACGTTGTTTATGTGGGCAGGAGTGGCAGATCCATTCGAACGAGGACAAGAGAACATCTAAATAGTGCTAAAAATCCAAACAACGATAAATCTATCTTCGGTTGTCACATAAGGGAAGAAGGACATAGGTTCGATATTGAAGAGAACACCAAACTTATTCATCACTGCGATTTTGGCTACAAACAGGAAATTCTAGAGGAGGTAGAAATCTTTAAACACCTTAAGAACACAGAATACAGGACACTAAATGCGATGTTGACCAACAACGTGAAAGACACATATAAAATCTTAGATTGATTCCCCCGGGGGACGCCACTGTATCGTCGAGAAAATTGAACACTTGAGTTAACCTTGGCTGGAAGAAGAAGATTTTGTCAGCACGAACGTCAGttgtttgtgttttgttttgtttgtcttTTCTTGTGTTTTGGGGTCCCATATTATTATGCCTTTTGAccgtatatattttatttttatttttgttttgtgacttTTCTGATTGATGTTTATCATATGACAATGGAACCTTTAAATCGTAAGTTTCAGTGAGCATTTTAACTAAAttgtaagattattgtttttcacCTTTTCTTAATTTTTGCTCAACCTTATATTCTGTACTTACaagcaacaatttttcagaatccttggtttgataatggcgcaagccgaaacatgtaaccggatgatttgaatacaagGTTCCACCACTGAAGTGCTTTATAGACTTTTTTCTTTTCCTCTTCATCCTTAAATTCCCCCATACCGCTCAGAATATTCAATGCAGAGATGATGATATCAGCATCATCCGAAAACAACAAAGACCTGATGAAACTAGAAAAGAAGATGTCAGGGAGGTCATTGATGAAAATAACAAATAGCAGTGGTCCCAAGATACTGCCCTGTGGACGCCCAACTCGATTAGTCTCTCAGAAGATAAGTAATCTCGGCTTCCATCAGATACAAGGACTCTTTGTTTTCTATTCTTAAGGTAGCTCTCAATTAGTTTAAGTTGCTTGTCCCTTATGCCGTAGACACTTAGCTTGTAGAGTAAAAGTTTATGATTTACACTATCAAATGCTTTGGCCAAATCAAGCACGATAGCTCTGGGAACTTCACCTTTCTCAAGTGATTCCAAGATCTTGCAAGTGAGTTCAAAAACAGCAGTTTCCGTACTTTTTCCCTTCATGAAACCATGCTGGCAGTTTACAAAAACATTGAAtttccgaaaaaatttcaacaatctATTGACCAGAACCTTCTCAAACACCTTTGCGAAAGAAGACAGGAGACTTACGGGCTTATAATTAGCCAAATTATCCTTTGAACCTTTTTTAAAAAGAGGCTTTACTACAGCCACCTTAAGTTCATCTGGAAAGATACCAGACTGAAAAGAAAGATTCATAATATGGCATAGTGGATCCATTATCCTCTCTAAACAATGCTTAATGACAATCATCGGAATCTGATCGTGTCCACACGATCTCTTATTTTTCAACTGTTTCACGGCATGATAAATATCCGATTTTTGAACttcaaacataaaaaatgattaaatgaaagaatattgggattcttggactaactttctttattgttcttcaatacaatgccgacgtttcgaaacgacttgtttctttttcaaggctaaaaatttaaacacattaaaattttcattcgagATCATTCGTACAAACAATTACCTAGTATTCTGAACAATATCGTCGATATaaatttaagttttcatatttcaaagagaTCTAATTTTTAAAAAACTTAACGTTGTTTCAGGAAGACGCGGAATATTGGCTATGACAGATGACGTCGTTGTTGGCATGTGACATAGAAATTTTGACGTTCGTCGAGTTCGTGTTCATCTGTCACCGCCACTAGTCTTTGTCAGGGGTGTACTCTACTATATCAGGAAATTCCGTATCGATTGATCAATGAAGGTTAAAAacacaaaatatacaaaaaccTACAGAAATATATGTATTTCCAAATGAAGAATCTATCCTAGAAATGACCAACAATATATCAAGTTGATGTTTTAAGTTTGCTACTTTAGAATTATTGAACTTTGGTTTTGAAAGTTTGTTCTTGGCCTTATATAGTTTCTCCCGGATATGCTTTTTGAACAGAGAACAAAATCTCTCTGAGAATCCATTCCATAAGTTGTTTACGTCTTCTTCTGTGGAATGAATAATGTCATCCCAGTTTTGATCAGATAATAGCATATTAAAAGAATTTAGACTATTTTCACTAATCTTTCTCACCCTAAATGTTTCCTCAGAAGTGCAACAACTGCCGAATCCTGATACTCTGACCACAATGATCAGACAGATGAGCCTCAAAAACAGAGGTCTCACAACCCTCCAAATTTGTGAGGATATTATCTAAACATGTTGCTGTTATTCGTGTCGGTTCATGTATTTTAGCTTCAACCCCAAAGCTCCCAATCAGATCAAGAAAATTTTGAGCATTATCACTCCTCACCAAAGTATCAATGTTGAAATCACCTAAAACAACAATTCTAGAATTTTCCCTTATTGCAACATTTAAAATGGTCATGAGTCTTTCGAAGAAAAGATCAATATCTGCCAGTGGTAATGTATCAGGTCTATAAATACAAACAACTATCAGTTTTTCAGTACATAAGTTCAACCGTATTGCCGAACATTCAAGGACATTTGAAACACAAAGTTTTTCCAGATTATATCTTACTGTGAATCTGATTGATTCCTTGCAATATAGAGCGGAACCCCCATGTAAACCCTCCTCTCTGCAAAAAGCAGATGCTAGTCTATAGCCGTTGAAATTATATGATTTTAGTTGTTCAAAAGATTGCCAATGTTCAGTCAAACCAAAAATTTCAGGATTCTCTGACtctaaaaaattacaaaatctaACAAATGAGGTGGTAACACACTGAATATTTTGACGTAACAATGTAACGTAAGGGTTTACCTTGTTGCTTGTTGTAAAATTGAAttcttgtgaaaaaaattcttaaaacTAAAATCTCGAATCAATACATCATTTGGCCAGAATTCCGCATTCATTGTCGTTTTATACATTTCCTCAGATGGAACACCTACACTGAAAGACGAATTACTGCCCTTTGAAACCAATTTCTTCACTTCAACAAGATCTGAACCCAAACCAGCACTGACGTATTCTTTAATTAAACGTTCTTCAACATCCTTTCCAGCGATTCTTCCCACATATATCCACCTTTTCTGAGGAACCCCAGAGAAAGACGATGTAGTACCCTTACAAATAATTCCTTTGGATCGTAAAGATTTCTCGAATGATAAGTATTTACCCTGTGTGATTTATGAAAGAATAAATGTATTTGATATGCagggtttattattatttaaaatacaACGGTGATTGGCAACGTTTCGGGCAGTACCCTTTTTCTAGCCTGTAAAAAACAATATACACAATGTAAAAACAACAAGAACAAACAAACAATTTATAAGTACTATAAAATTCTACAAACTTTGTTGGATAGAGATCTAATTCTTTTATTACCTTTATAATTCATTTTAAGTTATTTCCCAACTTATTTGTTGGATGTCATTGGGGTTATGATTTCAAATGATATTGGAGTTGTTACGTCAATAAAGATTTCTTCttcttgtttgtttttgttggtCGGCTTATTTGAGATTGTTCAAAATAGTGAAGTAGATGTTGTGAAGGTATCTAATGTCTGATCTGTCattaatggatttttcattttgttttatgtGGATCATTTCGAGAATTTCTCtagattttttattcttttctcGGTCCAACACTATAGTCTCGTCATAATTGAATGTGTGTCCATTCTCGGTTTTGTGCTTGTAAACAAAACACAAACAGCACTTTACAAGCACAAAACCGAGAATGGACGTACATGACGTTTTGAATATGCCAAAATCGACCAGTACTTACTACTGGAACCATCTATTGACAAACAGCGGGAACTGAGTTGCGCacctaattttattattatgactaattttatttcatttggtCTTTATTCAGCTTCAAAATGGGTttgttctttaaaaaaaaaactaagaaGGCTCTCTATATATACATATCTTGATAAGATAAAGATGATACGAGAAACATATTACttagaaaatataaaaagaaacGAATAATAGGAAATTTTAATAAAGGAATAATGAAAAACACATCACATTTATAATGATATTAATCTACGAAAACTCATATTTTATTATAGTGGAATAAATTATGAGAAACAATTTGCAATCGAAGGAacaatatataaaaataaatataataatataatatattttattctaattgctatttatgaataatattttcttcacttTGTCACTTGTCAATTTATTCCTCCTATCACATAAAACTATTCCGGATTTGGAGAAGGGTCTCTCGCAGGGAACAGAAGTTGCCACTGTAACTAATTTTCCTCTTGCAATTTGACTTAGATTGAGGAAGTTATGGCGGTTATTTTTCCACCAAATAAGAGGAGTCTCTCTCCTCTGAATCAGAGGCGTCTCGAGATATCGTTGGACCTCAATGATGGCCTTTGATTGGAGGGTTcctatagtatagtatagtatagtatagtatagtatagtatagtatagtatagtatagtatagtatagtatagtatagtatagtatagtatattcCAGTATAATGTTACAAAAAATACTGATCTTAATTTATACAATCAAGATTGTAGAATTCGTCACACAAACAATAAACAAAAAGAGTTAGTTCTGAGAGTGGCAGATTTTTTGTCGAAACTACTCCATATAGAATTTTGTTGCGAATCTTCGACAGGAATGGTTTGAGTCTCCTCTATGTTTGTATTTTCGTATAGTTTTTCCTTGATAGCTTCAATTGCCGCTCTTTTGGCTCTTTCTCCAACACTATCAATGGAAAAAGCCATATTTTTGAAGCTCGGATCTGAAAAAGTGGAGAGAGTCAAGGATATGCTACTCTTCAAACCGCCCAATCTCGTGTTAATTCCATCTATTATGAAAGAAATCACATTCTTCCAGATTCTTGAATACTCCTTCTTGTTGATGATCTTCATAGACACTCGACAGTCCATATGTCATTATAATTAGAGATGATCCCGTTATGTAATTTTCACCACTCATAACTTTGTTGACGTCTTCTAGTGGCCGGAGTATTTCAATTAattctttgaaaaattgccacTCTTCTATAGAAATGATAACAATTTATGTTCTATTAGATCCCATTGTTGTTCTTATAGGCTCCTCAAGATCCACAAATCTTTCCACCATATAATAAGGGGAATTAGTTTTTCTTGAAGCGGAGCGATTAacctataatgaaaaaaaatc carries:
- the LOC123322402 gene encoding uncharacterized protein LOC123322402 codes for the protein MTERAFNNLIHHNKSKLHSLKLKSTRIQRQKIDKLSKQDMSQSSSVFLKNGIKFKEPILNLSDTTFNESETKLLSLGLKFSFSNYNKSMITEKLVVAVETFLKSNRVINPHIIRSHIISILDKFKKSRIRTPKYIVDLKRNLTAISKKIKDNNLFFSKADKGDCLVVLNKTEYINKVHDFLSNNGFNKTTRSNVNKYNAKFKNKLSSLGPLLCNNWRSLMPMSFTTPGLYGLPKIHKEGIPIRPVVSFCGSLAYKLSKHLNKLLTSAINFKSEFSVDNSLDLISRIKDLRIPNNTILASFDVSNLFTTVPVPQTLQIFKNKLIDSSMSDDLTNCVFQLTELCLQQNFFNFEGEIFTQREGLSMGNCLSPLFAELFMSYFEKKLIFIPNNPFKDKILFWFRYVDDILIAWIGSEEELKEFHEWINKLHMNINFTLELESERRINFLDLSISRHLNKLTFSIYRKPSQTSTKINKTSCHYMGHKMAAFNTYITRLLNVPLSQDAYSEEVNTLRYLAGENGYHPDVIDRLIDRRRKKQGMKKPHLSTSDPSNNKYCCIPFYGGISHKIANVIRQIENSKVTFKSDNILSQFIIKNKSPIDNLDKPGVYRLECGEPGCNVVYVGRSGRSIRTRTREHLNSAKNPNNDKSIFGCHIREEGHRFDIEENTKLIHHCDFGYKQEILEEVEIFKHLKNTEYRTLNAMLTNNVKDTYKILD
- the LOC123322403 gene encoding uncharacterized protein LOC123322403 yields the protein MGFYEIMLTASLALLSRTYGRLSLKSQRFMGHIEFCRTCLREDLTPTWLKIRFRRDDRVAQHQIHLLKRKLLKWEIRKWYSRLYTNNKKLSIVTGILRDKMTERAFNNLIHHNKSKLHSLKLKSTRIQRQKIDKLSKQDMSQSSSVFLKNGIKFKEPILNLSDTTFNESETKLLSLGLKFSFSNYNKSMITEKLVVAVETFLKSNRVINPHIIRSHIISILDKFKKSRIRTPKYIVDLKRNLTAISKKIKDNNLFFSKADKGDCLVVLNKTEYINKVHDFLSNNGFNKTTRSNVNKYNAKFKNKLSSLGPLLCNNWRSLMPMSFTTPGLYGLPKIHKEGIPIRPVVSFCGSLAYKLSKHLNKLLMSAINFKSEFSVDNSLDLISRIKDLRIPNNTILASFDVSNLFTTVPVPQTLQIFKNKLIDSSMSDDLTNCVFQLTELCLQQNFFNFEGEIFTQREGLSMGNCLSPLFAELFMSYFEKKLIFIPNNPFKDKILFWFRYVDDILIAWIGSEEELKEFHEWINKLHMNINFTLELESERRINFLDLSISRHLNKLTFSIYRKPSQTSTKINKTSCHYMGHKMAAFNTYITRLLNVPLSQDAYSEEVNTLRYLAGENGYHPDVIDRLIDRRRKKQGMKKPHLSTSDPSNNKYCCIPFYGGISHKIANVIRQIENSKVTFKSDNILSQFIIKNKSPIDNLDKPGVYRLECGEPGCNVVYVGRSGRSIRTRTREHLNSAKNPNNDKSIFGCHIREEGHRFDIEENTKLIHHCDFGYKQEILEEVEIFKHLKNTEYRTLNAMLTNNVKDTYKILD